The sequence CCAGCCTGGTGGTGGGCGCCCGCTCGGCGGTCTTCGCCCCCTGCCAGCGCCTGGGCCTGATCGTGGTCGACGAGGAGCAGGAAGCCAGCTACAAACAGGAAGAGACGCCCCGCTACCACGCCCGCTCGGTGGCGCTCGAGCGGGCCCGGCGCGCCCGCTGCCCGGTCATCCTGGGCAGCGCCACGCCGGCGCTGGAGTCGATGGCCGAGGCGGCGCGCGGTCACTACCACCTCCTCCGGCTTCCCACCCGGGTCAACGGCCGGCCGCTCCCCGCGGCCGAGGTGGTGGACATGCGCAAGGAGCTGGCGGAGGGGAACCGCTCGCTCTTCAGCCGCCGGCTGGCCGAGGCGCTCGACGAGACGCTGGCCCGCGGGGAGCAGTCGGTCCTCCTGCTCAACCGGCGAGGCTTTCACACCTTCGTCCTCTGCCGGGAGTGCGGCTACGTCCTGCGCTGCCCGCACTGCGCCGTCTCGCTGGCCTACCATGCGGACCAGCAGCTGCTCCGCTGCCACTACTGCGGCTGGGCGGAGCGCCCTCCGTCCCGCTGCCCGGGTTGCGGCGGCACCGCCCTGGGCTACCATGGCTCAGGCACGCAGCGCGTGGAGGAAGAGCTGGCCCAGCGCTGGCCGGGTGCGCGGGTGCTGCGCATGGACGCCGACAGCACCGTCCGGAAGGGCGCCCACGAGGCGATCTACCGCCGCTTCCTGCGGGGCGAGGCGGACATCCTGGTGGGGACGCAGATGGTGGCCAAGGGCTGGGACGTGGGCGGGGTGACGCTGGTCGGCGTGATCAATGCCGATACGGCGCTCAACCTGCCCGACTTCCGCGCGGCGGAGCGGACCTTCCAGCTGCTCACCCAGGCGGCCGGCCGGGCCGGCCGCGGCGACCGGCCCGGCCGGGTGGTGATCCAGAGCTTCGCGCCGGAGCACTACGCCATCCAGGCGGCGCTGCGGATGGACCCCGAGGCCTTCGCGCGGCTGGAGCTGCCGGTCCGGCGGGAGCTGGGGTATCCTCCCTATCGCCGCCTGGTCCGTCTCCTGGCGCTGGCGGCCAGGCCGCAGGAAGCGGAGCAGGCGGCGGAGGCGGTGGCGCGCCGGCTGCGCGCGTCGTTGCCGCCCGGCGCCCGCCTGATCGGACCGAGCGAGGCGCCGCTGGGCAGGCTGAAAGGGCAGAGCCGCTGGCACCTGCTGCTCAGCGGCGAGCGGGTGGGGGCGCTGCGGGACGCGGCCTTGGCCGCCGTCGCCGAGGCCGGCCGGGCCGCGGGCGAGGTGCGACTCCTGGTCGACGTCGACCCGGTCTCGCTCCTGTAGAGGCCAGCCAGGGAAGGAGTCGGATGGTGGAGGTATGGGCGCGAACGGGCAGCAAGAGCAAGAGGAAGCCAGGCGTCCCGCGGCCGCGGAGAGGGCCGGGCGGCAGAAGGGGGTGATCCGCCCCATCCTGGACTCCTCGCACCCGGAGGTGCGACAGAGGGCCAGACCGGTCCGCCGGGTCACCCGGCAGATCTGGAAGCTCCTGGACGACATGGCCGTCACCATGTACGACGCCGACGGAGTCGGCCTGGCCGCGCCCCAGATCGGGGTCGACCTGCGCGTCATCGTGGTCGACGTCGGCGACGGCCTGATCGAGATGGTCAACCCGGAGCTCCTGCGCTCGGAGGGCGAGCAGACCGGCTACGAGGGCTGCCTCAGCGTGCCGGGC comes from Bacillota bacterium and encodes:
- the priA gene encoding primosomal protein N', with the translated sequence MNRRAGQAMRLAAVAVDVAAAATDRLFDYWIPPEWIGRLEPGWRVRVPFGHSRREGFVIELRREPSVPASRVRSIAAVLDPMPALTPEALELARWLARAYGTTLVQALRVMLPAGLRGDRIRQRSEEVLHPGPAFAAAVEEGQRLSAARRRVLALLQGAPGPWRRPELERAAGVSAATLRLMVRAGLLSVERRPLPRSPQPAPVAGDERRPELTPDQAEAVAAVRRALAEGLPTVFLLEGVTGSGKTEVYLRALEAVLEAGRQAIVLVPEIALTPQTVARFRGRFGDGVAVFHSGLSDGERYDEWWRVRRGEASLVVGARSAVFAPCQRLGLIVVDEEQEASYKQEETPRYHARSVALERARRARCPVILGSATPALESMAEAARGHYHLLRLPTRVNGRPLPAAEVVDMRKELAEGNRSLFSRRLAEALDETLARGEQSVLLLNRRGFHTFVLCRECGYVLRCPHCAVSLAYHADQQLLRCHYCGWAERPPSRCPGCGGTALGYHGSGTQRVEEELAQRWPGARVLRMDADSTVRKGAHEAIYRRFLRGEADILVGTQMVAKGWDVGGVTLVGVINADTALNLPDFRAAERTFQLLTQAAGRAGRGDRPGRVVIQSFAPEHYAIQAALRMDPEAFARLELPVRRELGYPPYRRLVRLLALAARPQEAEQAAEAVARRLRASLPPGARLIGPSEAPLGRLKGQSRWHLLLSGERVGALRDAALAAVAEAGRAAGEVRLLVDVDPVSLL